One region of Jonesiaceae bacterium BS-20 genomic DNA includes:
- a CDS encoding metal-dependent hydrolase, with amino-acid sequence MMGKHHAVSGAAAWIAVTATGPLALGSNPLPPLAVIIGAGVTAGAALLPDVDQHNGTIAHSGGLVTKAVASVAQGASGGHRHGLHGILAIVGFYLATTWLAGFSGDVPFLGTIPIGSALLLLALVAFALKALKLSKGGIVKLWLSAFALTVGLLAFAPEQLEWLPLSVMVGVATHLVGDFITTGGLPLFWPWVPKPPKVLHAVPVINRIWQPNGYMAVPVLGNTGSAREWVLFVVLSGYTLAGLLGEGAHLVGQSFSWWG; translated from the coding sequence ATGATGGGAAAACACCATGCAGTCAGCGGCGCAGCCGCTTGGATTGCAGTTACCGCAACCGGTCCACTTGCTTTGGGAAGTAATCCCTTGCCTCCATTGGCAGTCATTATTGGGGCCGGGGTGACGGCCGGAGCGGCACTTTTACCTGATGTAGATCAACACAACGGCACGATTGCTCACAGTGGCGGGCTGGTCACTAAGGCGGTTGCCTCGGTAGCTCAAGGAGCGTCCGGTGGGCACCGTCATGGACTGCATGGCATTTTGGCGATCGTTGGGTTTTATCTCGCGACCACTTGGTTGGCTGGTTTTTCCGGCGACGTGCCATTCCTGGGGACCATTCCTATTGGTTCCGCTTTGCTGTTGCTGGCTTTGGTGGCTTTCGCGCTGAAGGCGTTGAAGTTGAGCAAGGGCGGCATCGTCAAGCTGTGGCTTTCAGCGTTTGCGCTCACTGTTGGTCTACTGGCGTTTGCCCCGGAACAACTTGAGTGGCTGCCACTGTCAGTCATGGTTGGTGTCGCTACTCACCTGGTGGGCGATTTTATTACCACGGGTGGACTACCTCTGTTTTGGCCTTGGGTTCCCAAGCCGCCCAAGGTGCTGCATGCCGTTCCGGTGATCAACCGAATTTGGCAGCCCAACGGGTACATGGCTGTGCCAGTACTGGGGAACACAGGTTCTGCTCGTGAGTGGGTGCTGTTTGTTGTCTTGAGCGGTTACACACTTGCTGGCCTGTTAGGTGAAGGGGCACACCTTGTAGGCCAGTCCTTTAGTTGGTGGGGATAG
- a CDS encoding crossover junction endodeoxyribonuclease RuvC, translating into MRIVGIDPSLRNTGVAIIDNGALVELTSIPTKKLTGEMRVQFILEHIEKFVQGADIIGIEGVSYNSVSSRLNEVYGLWGILNHYLWQNFRSPVIVTPATRAKYATGKGNASKDTVMAAVIRRYMDERITGNDEADALVVAAILSRLAGSPIEDSLPATHLAALDKMEPLDAVSLGASLTSSGAITASLITSASAPPSPQVAAAPAAASVAVAERPVAALARERCLGCARFH; encoded by the coding sequence ATGAGAATTGTTGGGATTGACCCGTCGTTAAGGAACACCGGTGTTGCCATTATTGATAATGGTGCGCTTGTTGAACTCACTTCGATTCCTACGAAAAAGTTAACTGGTGAGATGCGTGTCCAATTCATTTTGGAGCACATTGAAAAGTTTGTGCAGGGCGCTGACATTATCGGAATTGAAGGGGTGTCTTATAACAGTGTCAGTAGCCGGCTGAATGAGGTGTATGGGCTGTGGGGAATCTTGAATCACTACCTGTGGCAAAACTTCCGCTCTCCCGTGATTGTGACCCCTGCGACGCGCGCTAAGTATGCGACGGGCAAGGGGAACGCTAGTAAGGATACGGTTATGGCCGCAGTTATTCGGCGGTACATGGATGAACGCATTACAGGCAATGATGAAGCTGATGCGCTGGTCGTTGCAGCGATACTTTCCCGTTTAGCGGGGAGCCCGATTGAGGATTCTTTGCCTGCCACGCATTTGGCAGCCCTGGACAAGATGGAACCGTTGGATGCGGTTTCCTTAGGCGCTAGTTTGACGTCTTCTGGGGCCATAACCGCTTCGCTGATAACTAGTGCTAGCGCTCCCCCGTCCCCCCAGGTTGCCGCTGCCCCAGCCGCGGCCTCTGTAGCTGTTGCTGAACGTCCAGTTGCGGCGCTGGCCCGGGAACGCTGCTTGGGGTGCGCTCGGTTCCACTGA
- a CDS encoding type IV toxin-antitoxin system AbiEi family antitoxin domain-containing protein → MKQVEALEILEMVGADTYGLVTTSMAAESGVPRSWVSRLARNGHLERLRQGVYALPSATLDKYTDVRGAWLSLTEASHALPGDKIVASGPTAAFLHGVGNLIPTVHEFTTTSGRLTRQHDIVLTQSSLRDGDVQELHGVAVTTPARTVRDLVRAGIDGDHLGDVVRDFLGQGVGRRVMSAGLENGAPLFDAANGRELLQRFAPRG, encoded by the coding sequence GTGAAGCAGGTTGAAGCGCTTGAAATCTTAGAGATGGTTGGAGCTGACACTTATGGCTTGGTGACCACCAGCATGGCCGCGGAATCCGGGGTCCCACGCAGTTGGGTTTCGAGGCTTGCCCGCAATGGGCACCTTGAACGGCTACGTCAGGGGGTGTACGCACTGCCTTCGGCGACGCTCGACAAGTACACCGATGTTCGAGGGGCTTGGCTGTCCCTGACAGAAGCAAGCCATGCGTTACCTGGCGATAAGATCGTTGCTTCGGGGCCCACCGCGGCGTTCCTGCACGGCGTTGGGAACCTCATCCCCACAGTGCACGAGTTCACAACCACTTCCGGCAGGTTAACAAGGCAACATGACATTGTGTTGACGCAAAGTTCCCTGCGAGACGGTGACGTACAAGAGCTTCACGGGGTTGCGGTTACTACCCCTGCCCGCACTGTTCGTGACCTTGTAAGAGCGGGAATTGATGGTGACCACCTTGGGGATGTAGTGAGGGATTTCCTTGGCCAGGGTGTGGGCCGGCGTGTGATGTCCGCTGGTCTTGAAAATGGGGCCCCATTGTTTGACGCGGCGAACGGCCGTGAACTTCTTCAACGGTTTGCTCCACGAGGTTAA
- a CDS encoding nucleotidyl transferase AbiEii/AbiGii toxin family protein yields the protein MLNRAELQRRRAKLNKSFKQVAIERGSSEMDVRKQFVFALFWKRLYLGGDPGWLLLGGNALLIRTGGGRHTSDIDFARDEVWEDPAELHKELQEKLRAGNDLDDFILDVVNVKPHADPDALGYGTKTAAATIVVSLGGKEFDRFKVDITSRKFIDSTVDLLPLQPVFADPALEKLPAIPTVPVEHHVADKIAALYDTYGKDGGPSTRYRDLADLVRIFQGPLPGSGQEITVDAARLRAALVSEIGRRKMVWPTQFSAPGPLWLAEFPRLAAQYAQYPSDFMDLAAALAYVSEVLGDVLTGVRTNGVWHSAKGTWI from the coding sequence ATGCTAAATAGAGCTGAGCTGCAGCGTCGCCGGGCCAAGTTAAACAAATCGTTCAAGCAGGTTGCAATCGAGCGCGGCAGCTCCGAGATGGACGTTCGCAAGCAGTTTGTGTTTGCGCTCTTTTGGAAGCGACTGTACCTAGGCGGTGACCCGGGCTGGTTACTTCTGGGTGGAAATGCGCTGCTGATTCGCACGGGTGGTGGTCGGCACACTAGCGACATCGACTTCGCGCGTGATGAGGTTTGGGAAGACCCGGCTGAGCTGCACAAGGAATTGCAAGAGAAACTGCGGGCTGGTAACGACCTTGACGACTTCATCCTTGACGTTGTGAACGTGAAGCCACACGCGGACCCTGACGCTTTGGGGTACGGAACGAAGACTGCGGCCGCAACGATCGTGGTGTCTCTGGGAGGTAAGGAGTTCGACCGGTTCAAGGTTGATATTACGAGCCGGAAGTTCATTGACTCCACTGTCGATTTACTTCCACTGCAGCCGGTGTTCGCAGATCCGGCACTTGAGAAACTGCCGGCAATCCCTACGGTGCCGGTAGAGCATCACGTCGCAGATAAGATTGCGGCACTTTATGACACTTACGGTAAGGATGGGGGCCCTTCTACTCGGTATCGTGATCTGGCTGATCTTGTTCGCATTTTTCAAGGGCCACTGCCTGGTAGCGGGCAGGAGATAACAGTTGATGCTGCCCGTTTGCGCGCCGCGCTCGTTTCGGAAATTGGCCGGCGCAAGATGGTTTGGCCTACCCAGTTTTCAGCCCCTGGGCCTTTGTGGCTGGCTGAGTTCCCGCGACTAGCTGCACAGTATGCCCAGTACCCTTCTGACTTTATGGACCTCGCAGCGGCTCTCGCCTACGTCTCCGAAGTGCTTGGTGATGTACTCACTGGCGTGCGAACCAATGGGGTGTGGCATTCGGCTAAAGGAACTTGGATTTAG